AAAAGGCGAAATTACACAACGACAAAGAACAAGCAGAAGACTCCCGACAGGCTTGAAATGAAGAAATATTGCAACTCCTGCAGGAAGCACACGAGCCATAAGGAGACGAAATAACACATAAAGGCCAGTAGCTCTAACGGATAGAGCACCGGACTCCAAATCCGGGTGTTGGGGGTTCGAATCCCTCCTGGCCTGATAATCTATGGTGAAATGAATGGATTTGAAAAGCAGATTTGAGCCTGTAAAGGATTATTTCCGGGAAGTGTATCACGAAGGGAAAAGGGTAACCTGGCCATCCAGAAAAGATGCCATGAAGGGGACGTATATCGTACTCATAACCGTTGTTGTCTCGGCACTCTTTCTCGGCGTAGTCGATATAGGCCTCGCGAAGATCATCCAGGCCCTCTTACGGTAAGGACCGGTGGAAAATTCAATGGATAAAAAATGGTATGTTGTCCACACCTATTCGGGATACGAACAGAAAGTAAAGGAGATGTTGGAAGAGAACATCAAGATCACAAAGATGGAGGAGTATTTCGGGGATATCATCGTTCCTTCTGAGATTATTATGGAGAAGGTGAAGGGACAGGTGAAAAAGTCCCAGAGGACTGTCTTCCCGGGATATATCATCGTCAATATGCTTATGAACGACACGACCTGGCATTTTGTGCGCAA
This Syntrophorhabdaceae bacterium DNA region includes the following protein-coding sequences:
- the rpmG gene encoding 50S ribosomal protein L33, translated to MRQLVILACGECKRRNYTTTKNKQKTPDRLEMKKYCNSCRKHTSHKETK
- the secE gene encoding preprotein translocase subunit SecE; the protein is MDLKSRFEPVKDYFREVYHEGKRVTWPSRKDAMKGTYIVLITVVVSALFLGVVDIGLAKIIQALLR